A DNA window from Impatiens glandulifera chromosome 7, dImpGla2.1, whole genome shotgun sequence contains the following coding sequences:
- the LOC124910425 gene encoding transcription factor MYB62-like, with the protein MLNQTQSSDSSSINGGEIELRRGQWSPEEDKLLMQYIACHGEGRWNSLAKCAGLKRTGKSCRLRWLNYLKPDIKRGNLTLQEQLLILELHSMWGNSWSKIARHLPGRTDNEIKNYWRTRVQKHARQLKSESDKNKFLETITSVYVPRLMEKIEQSTSPTLPPPPSSIFLTTSTVESRKTSVTPQHLLEDIVSVRSPMTSTSVLDSSEIQLFESHNNEMVFNDDFYGNISTSNCFEFSNSNGQMAEANWVNDEMTSGSLWNMDGLWQFKVPGEGLF; encoded by the exons ATGCTGAACCAAACACAGAGTAGTGACTCTAGCTCCATTAATGGAGGAGAAATCGAGCTGCGAAGAGGGCAGTGGAGTCCTGAAGAAGACAAGCTTCTCATGCAGTATATAGCTTGCCATGGTGAAGGACGCTGGAATTCCTTGGCCAAATGTGCCG GATTGAAGAGAACCGGAAAGAGCTGCAGATTGAGAtggttgaattatttgaaaccgGATATTAAGAGAGGAAATCTTACTTTACAAGAGCAGCTCTTGATTCTTGAACTCCATTCAATGTGGGGTAATAG TTGGTCAAAGATTGCGCGACATCTACCCGGACGAACTGATAACGAGATTAAAAATTACTGGAGAACACGAGTACAAAAACATGCTCGACAGCTAAAGAGTGAGtctgacaaaaataaatttctcGAAACAATTACAAGTGTTTATGTTCCAAGATTGATGGAAAAGATTGAACAATCTACTTCTCCAACACTCCCACCACCACCATCGTCAATTTTTCTCACAACTTCGACAGTGGAATCGAGAAAAACTAGTGTTACACCTCAACATCTCCTAGAAGACATTGTAAGTGTTAGAAGTCCTATGACAAGCACTTCGGTATTAGATTCATCTGAAATTCAACTCTTTGAATCTCATAACAATGAGATGGTCTTCAATGATGACTTCTATGGAAACATTAGTACTAGCAACTGTTTCGAGTTTTCCAACTCGAATGGCCAGATGGCAGAAGCTAATTGGGTCAATGATGAGATGACAAGTGGTTCATTATGGAACATGGATGGATTGTGGCAATTCAAGGTACCCGGAGAAGGGCTATTTTGA
- the LOC124909825 gene encoding uncharacterized protein LOC124909825: MAPFEALYGKKCRTPLHWDEVGERIVIGPEIVSNTVALVGKIWERLLAAQSRQKSYADKKRRDLTFSKGDHVFLKVSPYKGIIRFGKNGKLDPRYIGPFEILEEIGDVAYRLALSPNHDTVYNVFHVSNLRKYIPNPTHIIQHDVMQWTPDLAYEEVPTEIISRQIMRLQNKEISMVKVLWSNHFADEATSEV; this comes from the coding sequence ATGGCGCCCTTTGAAGCATTGTATGGGAAGAAGTGCAGGACACCACTACATTGGGACGAGGTAGGCGAGAGAATTGTGATTGGGCCAGAAATCGTATCCAACACCGTGGCCCTGGTGGGCAAGATCTGGGAGAGGCTACTTGCAGCTCAAAGTAGGCAGAAAAGCTATGCTGATAAGAAGCGCCGAGATCTAACTTTTAGTAAGGGTGACCACGTTTTCTTAAAGGTCTCCCCTTACAAAGGTATCATCAGATTCGGGAAAAATGGCAAGTTGGACCCAAGGTACATCGGCCCCTTTGAAATTCTGGAGGAAATAGGAGATGTTGCTTACAGACTTGCCCTGTCCCCAAATCATGATACAGTCTACAacgtttttcatgtttccaATCTAAGGAAATATATTCCAAATCCGACCCATATCATCCAACATGATGTAATGCAATGGACACCAGACTTAGCTTATGAAGAGGTCCCAACAGAAATAATTTCAAGGCAGATCATGAGGCTGCAAAATAAAGAAATCAGCATGGTGAAGGTTCTGTGGAGCAACCATTTTGCAGATGAAGCCACTTCGGAAGTATAG